A window from Pelodiscus sinensis isolate JC-2024 chromosome 31, ASM4963464v1, whole genome shotgun sequence encodes these proteins:
- the LOC112545223 gene encoding butyrophilin subfamily 2 member A2-like gives MAPAAHRAELCPSHPDSLSPATVMLDPDTANPLLILSGDRKRVRWEPTRQRLPDNPERFDTRPCVLGREGFTSGRHCWEVEVGDGPCWAVGVAKESVSRKGEISLSPEGGFWAVERWGVQFRAFTFPETRLPLSPPHRIRVCLDCDRGQVTFIDAGTEAPIFTFPPGSLPGERIRPWLWVGWKSQLSLCP, from the coding sequence ATGGCCCCAGCCGCCcacagggctgagctctgcccctcacaccctgattctctctccccagcgaCTGTGAtgctggatccagacacggcgaATCCCCTGCTCATCCTGTCTGGGGATCGGAAACGTGTGAGATGGGAACCTACACGGCAGCGACTGCCCGACAACCCGGAGAGATTTGACACTCggccctgtgtgctgggccgtgaggggttcacctcggggagacattgctgggaggtggaggtgggggatgggccatgctgggctgtgggggtggccaaagagtctgtgagcaggaagggagagATCAGCCTGAGCCCCGAGGGGGGGTTCTGGGCTGTGGAGCGGTGGGGGGTTCAGTTCCGGGCTTTCACCTTCCCTGAGACCCGCctgcctctgagccccccccacaggatccgggtttgtctggactgtgaccgggggcaggtgacatttatcgatgctggaaccgaggccccgatcttcactttcccgccgggctccctccctggggagagaatccgaccctggctctgggtggggtggAAATCCCAGCTCAGCCTGTGCCCCTGA